From the Armatimonas rosea genome, one window contains:
- a CDS encoding type IV secretory system conjugative DNA transfer family protein, protein MLNENIDEDASKKASAAGRGSAEQKTDKPSSDSDKPASDSKRHQDLDIVVGQLIGPPFVTTPSFIRESDYPAAHAERPWVRAWLARNEGVRLEGRSAPAAQGNLAILPGKAELKHYLLAGASGSGKTRLALHILRQQMEQGCSVVCMDPKLDTIEALVSAAREAGIPPERVTLILPQKGAQGAPGWNVLTGKGLPVDQAAADFVSILAGMATSWGPRMNDILISTLVVVGEHGLSLYEADRFLSLEEYRAALLARPYTPQNPTAYQEARNYFINEFNRMSPSERNGVIAPVKSRLREILRSEFFQALLCPKENTLDLFSLWHKQGAVFVHLDRTSLGDDLTKLLGGLIAQRLYRTAMRSRGPVPVVFSLDELGAQARFVGRALIEIVTVARSQGIRLLAAFQNLEQLEGELLAALLGSTAARIFFRLSYADARLVASSLSTGAGGGIQRLRIGLPVKDTPYETWEHPILDPDGELLRLDEKTYQSLGLMLRGSAISPLMVVDELAMQSGIERLYVRTCDTGEAVELAQYVAGIPQSDYFITGPDLRLVVRFPHPRMSGLERFTDADLSQRWVRAIQDLKTQHAVFNEVGTAPEVIRVADVAMPVPGNAADQAYIEAALAVSSPFEEGAVSVGAWRDAQIERVTCGESSDESRESNSSHEEKGQTEGAEKPTNGVAGDGSI, encoded by the coding sequence ATGCTAAATGAAAACATAGACGAAGACGCCTCTAAAAAGGCGAGTGCCGCGGGACGCGGCAGCGCGGAGCAAAAAACGGACAAACCGTCCTCGGATTCAGATAAACCCGCTTCCGATTCAAAACGACATCAGGATCTCGACATTGTCGTTGGGCAGCTAATCGGTCCGCCTTTTGTCACCACCCCAAGCTTCATTCGGGAGTCGGACTATCCCGCCGCTCATGCGGAGCGCCCTTGGGTTCGCGCCTGGCTTGCGCGAAACGAGGGAGTTCGCCTGGAAGGGCGGTCAGCTCCTGCCGCTCAGGGCAACCTTGCGATCCTACCGGGGAAAGCGGAGCTGAAACACTACCTCCTAGCGGGGGCTAGTGGTTCGGGTAAGACGCGCCTGGCGCTCCACATCCTACGCCAGCAAATGGAGCAAGGTTGCTCTGTGGTGTGCATGGATCCGAAGCTCGATACGATTGAGGCGCTGGTCTCAGCGGCGCGGGAAGCGGGGATACCACCAGAGCGAGTGACACTGATCTTGCCACAAAAAGGTGCGCAGGGCGCACCCGGCTGGAATGTGCTCACGGGTAAGGGACTTCCGGTGGATCAGGCGGCGGCGGACTTTGTCTCAATTCTGGCGGGAATGGCCACTTCATGGGGGCCACGCATGAACGATATTCTCATCTCTACTTTAGTTGTCGTTGGAGAGCATGGCCTGTCTCTTTACGAGGCGGATCGATTTCTCTCTTTGGAGGAGTACCGCGCTGCGTTGCTGGCACGTCCTTACACCCCGCAGAATCCAACGGCTTATCAGGAGGCACGTAACTACTTCATCAACGAGTTCAACCGCATGTCTCCCTCGGAGCGAAACGGGGTTATTGCCCCGGTGAAATCGCGCCTGCGTGAGATTCTCCGTTCAGAGTTCTTCCAGGCACTGCTCTGCCCCAAGGAGAACACGCTGGATCTGTTCTCGCTCTGGCACAAACAAGGCGCGGTCTTTGTTCACTTGGATCGCACGAGCCTTGGCGATGATCTAACCAAGCTACTGGGGGGCCTGATCGCCCAGCGGCTCTACCGCACCGCAATGCGCTCACGAGGGCCGGTTCCCGTTGTGTTCTCATTGGATGAGCTGGGAGCGCAGGCACGTTTCGTGGGACGGGCACTGATCGAGATCGTGACCGTTGCTCGGAGCCAGGGAATCCGGCTCCTAGCTGCCTTCCAGAACTTGGAGCAGCTGGAGGGCGAGCTGCTCGCTGCACTATTGGGGAGCACGGCAGCCCGAATCTTCTTTCGCCTCTCTTACGCGGATGCTCGGCTTGTGGCTTCGTCGCTGTCCACGGGGGCTGGGGGTGGCATTCAGCGACTGCGGATCGGCTTACCGGTAAAAGACACTCCTTACGAGACATGGGAACATCCGATCCTTGATCCCGATGGCGAGCTACTTCGCTTAGATGAAAAAACTTACCAGAGTCTTGGTTTGATGCTGAGGGGCTCTGCGATTAGCCCACTTATGGTTGTGGATGAGCTGGCGATGCAGTCAGGGATTGAGAGACTCTATGTTCGCACCTGCGATACGGGTGAGGCTGTGGAACTTGCCCAATATGTCGCTGGAATTCCACAAAGTGACTACTTTATCACCGGCCCTGACTTGCGCCTAGTCGTCCGTTTCCCTCATCCCCGCATGAGCGGCCTGGAGCGTTTTACAGATGCCGATCTATCTCAGCGCTGGGTGCGAGCGATCCAAGATCTAAAGACGCAACATGCTGTCTTTAACGAAGTAGGGACGGCTCCCGAAGTCATTCGGGTTGCCGACGTGGCGATGCCTGTGCCTGGCAACGCAGCAGATCAGGCCTACATCGAAGCGGCCCTTGCGGTAAGCAGTCCTTTTGAGGAGGGAGCCGTCAGTGTGGGAGCCTGGCGCGACGCCCAGATAGAGCGTGTGACGTGCGGCGAAAGCTCCGATGAGAGCCGAGAATCCAATAGTAGTCATGAGGAAAAGGGGCAGACGGAGGGGGCCGAAAAACCAACAAACGGAGTGGCGGGTGATGGAAGCATCTGA